In the Nitrospirales bacterium LBB_01 genome, one interval contains:
- a CDS encoding 4Fe-4S binding protein, with the protein MKNMGISCLTLNKRYFIIFISAVLFLPPVSLIPQLAMEPNMCGQVCPKLFLIIPKGGDILGKMWANVKAMWFGASLVASILTVTFFFGRLWCGHICPVGGLPELTGRFIPRWLKINFSWMNAPAFRYGYFAIFILASVLGVGSIACKLCNFRVIPFLTGAPFEGAYVAYLSSSMGIAGIATVLVTGVLAKGGRAYCNLLCPVGAVDGFINLIGTRFGFNKKIITDKSQCNGCGNCVKACIVWARKLDEQGKAETNRLSCMTCLKCTYVCSEGAIRYGRDNV; encoded by the coding sequence ATGAAAAACATGGGCATTAGCTGCTTAACCCTGAATAAGCGATACTTTATAATATTTATCAGCGCAGTGCTGTTTTTACCTCCTGTAAGCTTAATCCCACAGCTTGCCATGGAGCCAAACATGTGCGGGCAGGTGTGCCCTAAACTTTTCCTCATAATTCCAAAAGGCGGTGATATTTTAGGGAAAATGTGGGCAAATGTTAAAGCAATGTGGTTTGGAGCATCTTTGGTTGCATCAATTTTAACGGTAACGTTTTTCTTTGGACGGTTGTGGTGTGGTCATATTTGTCCTGTTGGCGGTCTTCCTGAGCTAACAGGACGATTTATACCCAGATGGCTAAAAATCAATTTCTCATGGATGAACGCTCCGGCTTTCAGATATGGGTATTTTGCTATTTTCATACTGGCCTCAGTGCTTGGTGTTGGCTCAATTGCCTGTAAACTTTGTAATTTCCGGGTGATTCCATTTTTAACCGGAGCGCCGTTTGAGGGAGCTTATGTAGCGTATCTTAGCAGCTCTATGGGAATAGCGGGCATCGCTACAGTGTTGGTTACCGGGGTTTTAGCTAAGGGAGGCAGAGCGTATTGCAATTTACTGTGTCCTGTGGGAGCAGTGGATGGTTTCATTAATCTTATTGGGACAAGGTTTGGATTTAACAAAAAAATCATAACAGACAAAAGTCAGTGTAACGGCTGCGGGAACTGTGTGAAAGCCTGTATCGTGTGGGCAAGAAAACTTGACGAACAGGGTAAGGCAGAGACCAACAGGTTATCCTGTATGACATGCCTTAAGTGCACTTATGTATGTTCTGAGGGAGCAATCCGGTATGGGAGAGACAATGTTTAA
- a CDS encoding phosphoribosylglycinamide formyltransferase, with product MTKIGVLASGRGSNFQSIIDAVESGRLNVSIECLITNNPNAFAIERAKAHGITYMVILQKDFPTKDDYYKKIVSELQTLEVNLVVLAGFMKLVGKPLIDAYPMRIMNIHPALLPSFKGLHAQRQAIEYGVKISGSTVHFVDEGLDSGPIIIQAAVPVFSDDTEDTLSERILKSEHEIYPQAIKLFADGALSFEGRVVKFPVR from the coding sequence ATGACAAAAATTGGAGTGCTGGCCTCAGGGCGCGGCTCAAATTTTCAATCCATAATAGACGCCGTAGAAAGCGGACGTCTAAACGTTTCAATAGAGTGTCTGATTACAAATAACCCAAATGCCTTTGCCATAGAAAGAGCAAAAGCACACGGCATTACCTATATGGTTATTCTACAAAAGGATTTCCCAACTAAAGACGATTACTATAAAAAAATCGTATCTGAGCTTCAAACCTTAGAGGTTAATCTTGTCGTATTAGCTGGGTTCATGAAACTTGTCGGCAAGCCTCTGATTGATGCCTATCCCATGAGGATTATGAACATTCACCCTGCCCTCTTGCCGTCCTTTAAAGGACTCCACGCTCAGAGACAAGCCATTGAGTACGGAGTGAAAATATCGGGCTCTACTGTGCATTTTGTAGATGAGGGTCTGGATTCCGGGCCAATAATAATTCAAGCGGCAGTGCCAGTATTCTCTGATGACACAGAGGATACTCTGTCAGAGCGGATACTTAAATCTGAACATGAAATATACCCGCAAGCAATTAAGCTCTTTGCCGATGGCGCACTGTCTTTTGAGGGCAGAGTGGTTAAATTTCCTGTCAGATAG
- a CDS encoding TonB-dependent receptor: MKRVFLFITLFFIFPCYGYTSDNTTRLDEIVISATREAELQKDVPQTINVVKEGEIKSVKPSHPQEIMDRIPGVWVGVTAGEGHMTAIRQPLTTNPVYLYLEDGIPIRSTGFFNHNALYEMNIPQAERIEVMKGPATALYGSDAIGGTINVITKRPSLTPDVELNTEAGSFGWYRFLGSASNTFGTDGLRFDLNISHKDGFRDRTGYDRQSASLRYDKTIGASVSLKTVISFHDIDQKTGGTSTLTKTDYENRPSYNYQTFDFRKVKAFRYSTDIGIELNKDSVLSFIPYVRYNRMDLLPGWGIFKSGTKYYGYDSTTEFYSLGLMSKYRVDLPTLKTRLITGVDIDYSPGSYYERRIQAFKTGDQYTSYTYVTDTTNNYDFNAIFTGVSPYIQTETTPVEKLKITAGARYDILSYDYTTNLAANANRPDDTDRSFSHLSPKIGLTYDFLKELNAFVSYKNTFRAPSATDLFKGSSGTASTAVSLKPIKADSFEAGLRGNAGDIFTYDATLYYMEKRDDIVNYSPITNVTLRQNAGKTTHEGVEIGFGVKPLRELELSTSYSYAEHKYDEYVVSKTLNYNGNEIPLAPRTIVNTRLMYRPCFLNGGGFELEWVKLGDYWMDNENTAKYSGHDLFNFRANYKINKNWTLYARVLNIFDKLYAEQASKSGTDQPYYAPGEPRTFFAGLTYNFGGGK; encoded by the coding sequence ATGAAAAGAGTTTTTCTATTTATTACATTATTTTTTATTTTTCCATGTTATGGTTACACCTCAGACAACACAACCCGTCTTGATGAGATAGTCATATCGGCAACACGTGAGGCAGAGCTGCAAAAAGACGTTCCTCAGACTATAAATGTAGTAAAAGAGGGTGAAATAAAAAGTGTTAAACCGTCTCATCCACAGGAAATAATGGACAGAATTCCCGGCGTATGGGTTGGTGTAACTGCTGGTGAGGGGCACATGACTGCCATAAGACAGCCGCTAACGACAAATCCGGTGTATTTATACTTGGAGGATGGAATTCCGATTAGATCAACCGGCTTTTTTAACCATAATGCCCTCTATGAGATGAACATCCCACAGGCTGAGCGTATAGAGGTCATGAAGGGCCCGGCAACAGCGCTTTATGGCAGTGACGCCATTGGCGGTACCATTAACGTAATAACTAAAAGACCGTCCCTCACTCCCGACGTTGAGCTAAACACAGAGGCAGGCAGCTTTGGATGGTACCGATTTCTTGGCAGCGCTTCAAACACCTTTGGCACAGACGGCCTGCGGTTTGACCTAAATATCTCCCATAAGGACGGTTTTAGAGATAGAACAGGGTACGACCGTCAAAGCGCTTCTCTAAGATATGATAAAACCATTGGGGCCTCTGTGTCATTAAAGACCGTTATCTCGTTTCACGATATAGACCAAAAAACAGGCGGCACAAGCACCCTGACTAAAACCGATTACGAAAACAGACCCTCTTATAATTACCAGACATTTGACTTCAGAAAGGTTAAAGCCTTCAGGTACTCAACTGACATTGGGATAGAGCTAAACAAAGACTCTGTTTTAAGTTTCATACCCTATGTTAGATATAACAGGATGGACTTGCTGCCCGGTTGGGGTATTTTTAAATCCGGCACTAAGTATTACGGTTATGACTCAACGACAGAGTTTTACTCACTCGGTCTTATGTCAAAATACAGAGTGGATTTGCCGACGTTAAAAACCAGACTGATAACCGGAGTGGACATTGACTACTCTCCGGGGTCTTACTATGAAAGGCGTATTCAGGCATTTAAAACCGGAGATCAATACACATCATACACATACGTTACCGATACGACCAATAATTATGACTTTAATGCGATATTTACAGGAGTTTCTCCTTACATTCAGACAGAAACCACTCCGGTAGAAAAACTTAAAATAACCGCAGGAGCAAGATATGATATCCTCTCTTATGACTACACAACAAACCTTGCTGCCAACGCTAACCGCCCTGATGACACAGACAGGAGTTTTTCACACCTTAGCCCTAAAATTGGACTGACATACGATTTCCTTAAAGAACTCAATGCGTTTGTCTCCTACAAAAACACCTTTAGAGCGCCATCGGCTACTGATTTATTTAAAGGCTCATCGGGAACCGCCTCCACTGCCGTTTCACTTAAACCAATTAAGGCTGACAGTTTTGAAGCCGGTCTAAGAGGAAATGCTGGAGACATTTTTACCTACGACGCAACCCTCTACTACATGGAAAAACGGGATGACATAGTTAATTACTCGCCGATTACAAACGTAACTTTAAGGCAAAATGCCGGCAAAACCACCCATGAGGGCGTTGAGATTGGATTTGGCGTCAAACCACTTAGAGAGCTTGAGCTAAGCACCTCGTATTCCTACGCTGAGCACAAATACGATGAGTACGTAGTGTCAAAAACCCTGAACTATAATGGAAATGAGATTCCACTTGCGCCAAGAACGATTGTAAACACAAGACTGATGTATCGCCCCTGCTTTTTAAACGGCGGAGGGTTTGAACTTGAATGGGTAAAACTTGGCGATTATTGGATGGATAATGAAAACACCGCAAAGTATTCCGGACATGATCTTTTTAATTTCAGAGCAAACTATAAAATCAACAAAAACTGGACACTGTATGCACGAGTGCTGAACATATTTGATAAACTCTACGCTGAACAGGCGTCAAAAAGTGGAACCGATCAGCCCTACTATGCCCCCGGTGAGCCAAGAACATTCTTTGCAGGGCTTACGTACAATTTTGGAGGCGGAAAATGA